Proteins encoded within one genomic window of Kibdelosporangium phytohabitans:
- a CDS encoding SU10 major capsid protein codes for MAGITGQGTTFNLPNFVGELFAVTPTDTPFLSMIGGLSGGERANSTLFQWQGYDLRDADENRQRVEGANAPTAESRVRFNQTNVVEIHQEAVEVSYTKQAATGQYNSTGSNHPGSVGISGANPVLDELDWQVQRHLEQIARDVERSFIVGQFQNPSDNNTPRKTRGIMQATATNVSALGTLKGTATIAASNETFTLSAHGMANGTAVTVTNLTGGAVGVLKENELYYVTNTATNTFTLAPKAGGSTIAFSVDGGADVYTATQLTEAILLDLLQDIWTSGGIQVSETATLMCGATAKRRLTKVFITDKGFQEQSRTVGGVRCMTIETDFGTLNLVLNRYMPTAAIQVVSAEECAPTFLDIPGKGFLFQEPLAKVGAADRQQIYGEVGLKYGNEKKHGKLLRVSA; via the coding sequence ATGGCGGGTATCACCGGGCAGGGAACCACGTTCAACCTGCCGAACTTCGTCGGCGAGCTGTTCGCCGTCACGCCCACCGACACGCCGTTCCTGTCGATGATCGGCGGGCTGTCGGGCGGCGAGCGCGCGAACAGCACACTGTTCCAGTGGCAGGGCTACGACCTGCGCGACGCCGACGAGAACCGGCAGCGGGTCGAGGGCGCGAACGCGCCGACCGCTGAGTCGCGGGTCCGGTTCAACCAGACCAACGTGGTCGAGATCCACCAGGAAGCGGTCGAGGTCAGCTACACCAAGCAGGCCGCGACCGGCCAGTACAACTCGACCGGCTCCAACCACCCCGGATCGGTCGGAATCTCTGGCGCCAACCCGGTGCTGGACGAGCTGGACTGGCAGGTGCAGCGGCACCTCGAGCAGATCGCTCGGGACGTCGAGCGCTCGTTCATCGTCGGACAGTTCCAGAACCCGTCCGACAACAACACGCCGCGCAAGACCCGCGGGATCATGCAGGCCACCGCGACGAACGTGTCCGCTCTGGGCACGCTCAAGGGCACGGCGACGATCGCCGCCTCCAACGAGACGTTCACGCTCTCGGCGCACGGCATGGCCAACGGCACCGCGGTGACCGTCACCAACCTCACCGGTGGCGCCGTGGGTGTGCTCAAGGAGAACGAGCTCTACTACGTCACCAACACGGCGACGAACACGTTCACGCTGGCCCCCAAGGCGGGCGGCTCGACGATCGCGTTCTCTGTCGACGGTGGCGCCGATGTCTACACCGCGACCCAACTGACCGAGGCGATCCTCCTGGATCTTCTGCAGGACATCTGGACGTCGGGCGGGATCCAGGTGTCGGAGACCGCGACCCTGATGTGCGGCGCCACAGCCAAGAGGCGCCTCACGAAGGTCTTCATCACAGACAAGGGTTTCCAGGAGCAGTCCCGCACGGTCGGCGGTGTCCGCTGCATGACGATCGAAACCGACTTCGGCACGCTCAACCTGGTGCTCAACCGGTACATGCCGACCGCGGCGATCCAGGTCGTGTCCGCCGAGGAGTGCGCACCGACATTCCTCGACATCCCCGGCAAGGGCTTCCTGTTCCAGGAGCCGCTCGCCAAGGTCGGCGCGGCGGACCGCCAGCAGATCTACGGCGAGGTCGGTCTCAAGTACGGCAACGAGAAGAAGCACGGCAAGCTGCTGCGGGTGTCGGCATGA
- a CDS encoding head-tail adaptor protein, with product MLANLLTQTAEIFRPTTTQDRHQNQQDVWPTIPTSTKPCRLQQVVGLEDSDGRDLSISQWKLYLPADAAITEKDRVRVGADVFEVTAVYPVPSPRLGATHHLQCMVTTYSGGVAS from the coding sequence ATGCTGGCGAACCTGTTGACGCAGACGGCGGAGATCTTCAGACCGACGACGACGCAGGACAGGCACCAGAACCAGCAGGACGTGTGGCCGACGATCCCGACGTCGACGAAGCCGTGCCGCCTGCAACAGGTCGTCGGCCTGGAGGACAGTGACGGCCGAGACCTGTCCATCAGCCAGTGGAAGCTGTACCTGCCGGCCGACGCGGCCATCACTGAGAAGGATCGCGTCCGAGTCGGCGCCGATGTCTTCGAAGTGACCGCGGTGTACCCGGTGCCCTCGCCGCGGCTCGGCGCCACGCACCATCTGCAGTGCATGGTCACCACTTACTCGGGAGGTGTCGCATCGTGA
- a CDS encoding DUF5361 domain-containing protein: MSIRRFRVIVRGLPGSSRLHRVVQRRMEAEGVAPTPIEHLPSDAWSTAEHLLATVADKIEALTWMQADAKSRGPAPNWLARPGQTARKPKGASAWFAGLGLGDTPTTT; this comes from the coding sequence ATGTCTATCAGGCGCTTCCGCGTCATCGTTCGTGGTTTGCCTGGCAGCTCCCGGCTTCACCGCGTGGTCCAGCGGCGCATGGAGGCCGAGGGCGTCGCGCCGACGCCCATCGAGCACCTGCCCAGCGACGCGTGGTCCACTGCCGAGCATCTACTCGCGACCGTCGCGGACAAGATCGAAGCGCTGACCTGGATGCAGGCTGACGCGAAATCACGCGGCCCCGCGCCGAACTGGCTGGCTCGGCCTGGTCAGACGGCACGGAAACCCAAAGGCGCCAGTGCATGGTTCGCCGGGCTCGGCTTGGGAGACACGCCAACGACTACCTGA